One genomic segment of Centroberyx gerrardi isolate f3 chromosome 4, fCenGer3.hap1.cur.20231027, whole genome shotgun sequence includes these proteins:
- the appl2 gene encoding DCC-interacting protein 13-beta produces the protein MPAVHHKLLLEDALQDSPQTRSLLSVFEEDAGTLTDYTNQLLQSMQRVFGAQSEMGLATEQLSQQLLDYEKKNFALGKGDEEVITTLQHFAKTVGELNSIHSELANQMADSMVFPLIQFREKDLTEISTLREIFGIATDEHEAAMVKYSRLPKKKENEKLKADLVKEVAYSRRKQHQASMQYYCALNALQYRKRVAMLEPMLGYTQAQISFFKKGMELVSKKMDSFLSSVSNMTQNIQAQLDTEAEAMRLSQRELLSVEDTVYMPDKDTEPVNRTLIQKAGYLNIRNKTGLVTTAWDRLYFFTQGGNLMCQPRGAVAGGMVLDLDNSSVMAVECEDRRYCFQITSPTGKTSMILQAESKKEYEEWICTVNNISRQIYLTDNPEAVAIRLNQTAIQAVTPITSFEKRQEGSPNPDRAKPGGVQAGGGVSQKPGAAPEPEDLIAPGTPIQFDIMLPASEFQDQNRGGGRRTNPFGETDDDCSTESDDSLLQQVFAVRFLGSMAVRCGNNQEVIYEAMRQVLAARAIHNIFRTTESHLMVTSSCLRLIDPQTQVTRISFQLGEVCQFAAHQENGRLMGFVVEGRDWSDGDEEGEPSFSAFVFESNTEGEKICYTISLGKDIIEAKKDPEALAQLMKSMPLTNDGKFLLLEPETGDTANGAGQEDLESEA, from the exons ATGCCGGCCGTTCATCACAAACTGCTGTTAGAGGACGCCTTGCAGGACAGTCCTCAG ACTCGCTCCCTGCTCAGTGTGTTTGAGGAGGATGCTGGGACGCTTACAGACTACACCAACCAGCTGCTGCAATCAATGCAGAGGGTTTTCGGAGCCCAG AGTGAGATGGGATTGGCCACAGAGCAGCTCTCCCAGCAGCTTCTGGATTATGAGAAGAAA AATTTTGCCCTTGGAAAAGGTGATGAGGAGGTAATCACCACGCTGCAGCACTTCGCCAAAACCGTGGGGGAG CTGAACTCCATCCACTCTGAACTAGCCAACCAGATGGCTGACAGCATGGTCTTCCCCTTGATCCAGTTCCGAGAGAAGGACCTCACAg AGATCAGCACGCTGAGGGAAATATTTGGCATCGCCACTGATG AGCATGAGGCGGCTATGGTCAAGTACAGCCGACTGCCCAAGAAGAAGGAGAATGAGAAG CTGAAGGCAGACTTGGTGAAGGAGGTGGCTTACTCCCGGAGGAAGCAGCACCAGGCGTCCATGCAGTACTACTGCGCCCTCAACGCCCTGCAGTATCGCAAGAGAGTGGCCATGCTCGAACCCATGCTAGgctacacacaggcacag ATCAGCTTCTTCAAGAAAGGCATGGAGCTGGTGTCAAAGAAGATGGACAGCTTTCTCTCCTCCGTGTCCAACATGACACAAAA TATCCAGGCCCAGCTGGATACTGAGGCCGAGGCCATGCGTCTGTCCCAGAGGGAGCTTCTGTCTGTGGAGGACACTGTCTATATGCCAGACAAAGACACCGAGCCTGTCAATCGCACGCTTATCCAGAAGGCCGGCTACCTCAACATCAGGAA TAAAACGGGCCTAGTGACCACAGCCTGGGACCGACTTTACTTCTTCACACAGGGAGGGAACCTCATGTGCCAGCCGCGGGGGGCGGTGGCGGGCGGCATGGTGCTGGACCTGGACAACAGCTCCGTCATGGCCGTGGAGTGTGAGGACAGACGCTACTGTTTTCAGATAACCTCCCCCACTGGCAAAAC GTCAATGATTCTACAAGCTGAGAGCAAAAAGGAATATGAGGAG TGGATCTGCACTGTGAACAACATCTCCAGACAGATCTACCTGACCGACAACCCAGAG GCTGTGGCCATCCGGCTGAACCAAACAGCCATCCAGGCAGTCACCCCCATCACCAGCTTCGAGAAGAGACAGGAAGGCTCACCCAACCCTGACAG AGCGAAGCCGGGAGGTGTACAGGCCGGCGGTGGCGTTTCTCAGAAGCCGGGGGCTGCTCCGGAACCGGAGGACCTGATAGCCCCCGGGACGCCCATTCAGTTCGACATCATGCTGCCGGCCTCCGAGTTCCAGGACCAGAACAGAGGCGGGGGGAG GCGTACAAATCCATTTGGAGAGACGGATGATGACTGTTCCACAGAAAGCGACG actccctcctgcagcaggtgtTTGCTGTGCGGTTCCTGGGCTCCATGGCGGTGCGCTGTGGCAACAATCAGGAAGTGATCTATGAGGCCATGAGGCAGGTGCTGGCCGCCCGGGCCATCCACAACATCTTCAGGACCACCGAGTCCCACCTCATGGTCACCAGCAGCTGCCTCAG GTTGATTGACCCTCAGACTCAAGTAACAAGGATAAGT TTCCAGCTTGGGGAGGTGTGTCAGTTTGCGGCCCACCAGGAGAACGGGAGGCTGATGGGCTTCGTGGTGGAGGGCAGGGACTGGAGCGACGGAGACGAGGAGGGAGAGCCCTCGTTTAGCGCCTTCGTCTTCGAGAGCAACACAGAGGGGGAAAAG ATATGTTACACCATAAGCTTGGGGAAGGATATAATAGAAGCCAAGAag GACCCCGAGGCGCTGGCCCAGCTAATGAAGTCCATGCCTCTAACCAACGACGGCAAGTTCCTGCTGTTGGAGCCTGAGACCGGCGACACGGCCAACGGAGCGGGACAAGAAGACCTGGAGTCGGAGGCTTAG
- the c25h12orf75 gene encoding overexpressed in colon carcinoma 1 protein — protein sequence MGCGNSSATSTSGGGPAEASKDVTEDPSPDDEKRRNYGGVYVGLPADLTTVAASQSKSTRKD from the exons ATGGGTTGTGGCAATTCCTCAGCCACCAGCACCTCAGGAGGGG gACCAGCAGAAGCCTCCAAAGATGT GACAGAAGATCCTTCGCCAGACGATGAGAAAAGAAG GAACTATGGTGGCGTATACGTGGGTCTACCAGCAGATCTGACCACTGTGGCTGCTAGTCAGTCCAAGTCCACACGTAAAG ACTAG